A part of Uloborus diversus isolate 005 chromosome 6, Udiv.v.3.1, whole genome shotgun sequence genomic DNA contains:
- the LOC129225029 gene encoding protein dimmed-like, with product MSSSSRRRSDDYDSDSRWQRYENASLGSEAEGTRKEDESETTEIDSGNEVEAYRGKIQRKNNHSSRKRRQTLNARERNLRRLESNERERMRMHGLNDAFQALREVIPHISMEKKLSKIETLTLAKHYIMALTNVICQMRGESLPYNLGEEGEVGDEEDDEEMSKIRT from the exons ATGTCCTCTTCATCTCGAAGAAGATCCGACGATTATGATTCGGATTCAAGATGGCAACGTTACGAAAATGCCTCACTGGGGAGTGAGGCCGAAGGAACGAGAAAAGAAGATGAAAGCGAAACGACTGAGATAGACTCTGGAAATGAAGTCGAGGCATACAGAggcaaaattcaaagaaaaaacaaCCATTCAAGCAGAAAAAG GCGCCAAACACTGAATGCGCGAGAGCGGAACCTGCGTCGCCTGGAAAGCAACGAGCGAGAGCGCATGCGCATGCATGGCCTGAATGACGCATTCCAAGCTCTTCGTGAGGTCATTCCGCACATCAGCATGGAAAAGAAGCTCTCGAAAATCGAGACACTGACTCTTGCCAAACACTACATCATGGCTCTCACCAACGTCATATGCCAAATGAGGGGAGAATCCTTACCCTATAATCTAGGAGAAGAGGGAGAAGTTGGTGATGAGGAGGATGATGAAGAAATGAGTAAAATCCGTACTTGA